Proteins from a single region of Paraglaciecola sp. T6c:
- a CDS encoding tetratricopeptide repeat-containing diguanylate cyclase, with translation MDWRKPIARRNAVFLCALLCHGNVIAQVGVNPFQVDHIPTYTEINPLKRAIELARKQGEMNKAEALTEQFQQLAVSKNDALALADVYFEQARNTMERNHYAPAHDLLNKAINVYQEQGDQAGLAKAYRQRGLTYRYQSNYPQALEYIYSAMQISQQQNDTSAVASTYNSIGLVLEKMGLLEGAAQAHQSALEMHHELDDKNGIASALYNLGDLRRLMGDDKLALTYFQDALKIDLASEEKKYIAYSHNKVGFQFIQLADYEQARYHLTEALTLFQQIQAPRDTDWAILSMATLEMNLGNLPLSRTMLDGVIERAIDKQYKSLLVDAYRTSAQLALLDEDTELALQHIDAGVTQAKKNNESHDEALLEALRVKAYLQEDALRQALDALLYQKKLDDEILNTTRIKTIATLQSQTEFVRRAQQIKLLEKEQALTQVTLKQAQWSRNVWLASIVVSAILFALVYGRISQRRLNKRLSEEVAIRTLELSQKNVELQAAYREMEAISLTDKLTGINNRRFLENHIETDLEKSQRIYDDWRDGKTPTPHQGDIVVFMIDMDHFKRVNDEHGHHVGDEVLRQLTKRLARVFRQSDYLVRWGGEEFVGIARFIDRSDAPLLAQRLLDEVSASPFRLSDKALSHYTCSIGYVCYPPILEHSQQTDWKTLIALADGCLYQAKKSGRNAWVGIEKVHQPTLDLIELCSQYFEDSAPTNKITVLTSQKSH, from the coding sequence TTGGATTGGAGGAAACCAATAGCACGACGAAATGCTGTTTTTTTATGCGCACTGTTATGCCATGGCAATGTCATAGCTCAAGTCGGTGTTAACCCGTTTCAAGTAGACCACATTCCTACTTATACTGAAATCAATCCGCTTAAACGTGCTATTGAGCTTGCCCGTAAGCAAGGCGAAATGAACAAAGCCGAAGCACTCACTGAGCAGTTTCAGCAGCTAGCGGTTAGCAAAAACGACGCCTTAGCACTCGCTGATGTGTATTTTGAACAAGCAAGGAATACCATGGAGCGCAATCATTATGCGCCCGCACATGACTTGCTCAATAAAGCCATCAATGTGTATCAAGAACAAGGCGATCAGGCCGGACTCGCTAAGGCATATCGGCAGCGCGGATTAACCTATCGCTACCAATCTAACTATCCTCAGGCTTTAGAATACATCTATTCAGCTATGCAAATCAGTCAGCAGCAAAATGATACTTCTGCCGTTGCTTCTACCTACAACAGTATAGGGCTTGTGCTGGAGAAGATGGGACTGCTAGAAGGTGCAGCCCAAGCACATCAAAGTGCATTAGAAATGCATCATGAGTTGGATGATAAAAATGGTATCGCCAGCGCCCTGTACAACCTTGGTGACCTTCGACGCCTGATGGGAGACGACAAACTCGCCCTGACTTATTTTCAAGACGCTCTTAAAATAGATTTAGCCTCTGAGGAAAAGAAGTACATTGCTTATAGCCACAATAAAGTCGGCTTCCAGTTCATTCAACTCGCCGATTATGAGCAAGCTAGATATCACTTAACAGAAGCTTTGACGCTCTTTCAACAGATTCAAGCGCCAAGAGACACAGATTGGGCAATATTGTCCATGGCTACCTTAGAAATGAACTTGGGTAACTTACCCCTTTCTCGTACCATGTTAGACGGTGTTATCGAGCGAGCAATTGACAAGCAGTATAAGAGCTTATTGGTTGATGCTTATCGCACATCTGCGCAATTAGCCCTACTTGATGAAGATACTGAATTGGCATTGCAGCACATTGATGCGGGTGTGACACAAGCCAAAAAGAATAATGAATCCCATGACGAAGCGCTGCTAGAAGCGTTACGGGTAAAAGCGTATCTGCAGGAAGATGCCCTCAGGCAAGCCTTAGATGCTTTGCTTTATCAAAAAAAGTTAGACGATGAAATACTCAACACCACTCGAATCAAAACTATAGCGACACTGCAATCTCAAACAGAGTTCGTGCGCCGTGCCCAACAAATTAAATTATTGGAAAAAGAACAGGCGTTAACTCAAGTCACATTGAAGCAAGCGCAATGGAGCAGAAACGTTTGGCTAGCGTCGATTGTCGTCAGTGCCATTTTATTTGCCCTTGTTTACGGTCGTATTTCCCAGCGCAGATTAAACAAGCGACTTAGCGAAGAAGTGGCAATTCGTACACTTGAATTGAGCCAGAAAAATGTCGAGTTACAAGCCGCTTATCGGGAAATGGAAGCCATTAGCCTAACCGACAAGCTTACTGGCATTAACAACCGGCGCTTTTTAGAGAATCACATAGAAACAGATTTGGAAAAAAGCCAACGAATTTATGATGATTGGCGAGATGGTAAAACACCCACACCTCACCAAGGGGATATTGTCGTTTTCATGATTGATATGGATCACTTCAAGCGTGTGAACGATGAACACGGTCATCATGTTGGTGACGAAGTGTTACGGCAACTTACAAAGCGCCTAGCGCGCGTGTTTAGGCAGTCAGATTATCTAGTGCGCTGGGGCGGTGAAGAGTTTGTTGGGATCGCGCGTTTTATAGATCGTAGTGACGCGCCCCTGTTGGCTCAGCGCTTACTTGATGAAGTCAGCGCTAGTCCATTTCGTCTTTCAGATAAAGCACTGTCTCACTACACCTGCTCTATCGGTTATGTGTGTTATCCGCCGATTTTAGAACACAGCCAGCAAACGGATTGGAAAACCTTGATCGCCCTAGCCGACGGATGCTTATATCAAGCCAAAAAAAGCGGACGTAACGCCTGGGTGGGCATTGAAAAAGTTCACCAACCGACGTTGGACCTTATTGAGCTGTGTTCGCAATATTTTGAGGACTCGGCTCCTACTAACAAGATAACCGTGTTGACCTCGCAAAAATCCCACTAA
- a CDS encoding zinc-binding dehydrogenase: MNKTKQLFTHISSQGELNITLKEVDVPKPKAHEIVVQMHAAPINPSDMWPMFGPADLSKATLSDDKTTYSAPVHPGMLPRIKSRLDQTLPIGNEGAGVVVAAGDSEKAQSLLGKTVAVLTGACYTQYCCVPIQACIVHHDDTTPLAAASSFVNPLTALGMVETMRMEGHKALVHTAAASSLGIMLNKICLKEGVQLVNIVRKQEQVDLLTKLGAKYVVNSTSETFKKDLYKAIEATGATLAFDAIGGGELASDILAAMEAVGSKDATGFNTYGSLDNKQVYIYGGLDFSPTTLNRAFGMTWSVGGWLLMRFLGKLDATKVAELHQRVADEINTTFAIESSVELSFEEALDPQTVVKYFAKSTGGKYILNPNKG; this comes from the coding sequence ATGAATAAAACCAAACAACTATTTACCCACATTTCGTCACAAGGCGAACTCAATATCACGCTAAAAGAGGTCGACGTACCTAAGCCAAAAGCCCATGAGATAGTGGTGCAAATGCACGCAGCGCCCATTAATCCCTCTGATATGTGGCCCATGTTTGGCCCGGCGGATCTATCAAAAGCAACACTAAGTGATGACAAAACGACTTACAGCGCCCCTGTTCACCCAGGTATGTTGCCGCGCATTAAATCACGATTAGACCAGACCTTGCCTATTGGCAATGAAGGAGCAGGTGTGGTTGTGGCTGCTGGCGATAGCGAAAAGGCGCAATCTTTATTAGGCAAGACAGTCGCAGTGCTAACGGGCGCTTGTTATACCCAATATTGCTGCGTTCCTATTCAGGCGTGTATTGTCCATCATGACGATACCACGCCTTTGGCTGCGGCTTCGTCGTTCGTTAACCCATTGACGGCACTTGGCATGGTTGAAACGATGCGCATGGAAGGCCATAAGGCATTAGTGCATACCGCTGCTGCATCAAGCTTAGGCATAATGCTGAATAAAATTTGCCTAAAAGAAGGTGTACAACTGGTAAATATTGTACGCAAACAAGAACAAGTAGATTTACTAACAAAGCTAGGGGCTAAATACGTTGTTAATTCTACTAGTGAGACGTTTAAAAAGGATTTGTACAAAGCAATAGAGGCCACCGGTGCAACGCTTGCATTTGATGCAATTGGCGGCGGTGAACTGGCAAGTGACATTTTAGCCGCGATGGAAGCGGTGGGTAGCAAAGATGCAACGGGCTTCAATACTTATGGCTCGCTTGATAACAAGCAAGTGTACATATACGGTGGCCTTGATTTCTCCCCTACCACACTCAATCGCGCATTTGGCATGACGTGGAGTGTCGGCGGCTGGTTATTGATGCGCTTCCTAGGCAAGTTAGATGCCACTAAGGTAGCCGAATTACATCAACGCGTGGCAGATGAAATTAATACCACATTCGCCATAGAATCAAGTGTAGAGCTTAGCTTTGAAGAAGCCTTAGACCCGCAAACAGTTGTTAAATATTTTGCTAAATCAACTGGCGGTAAGTACATATTGAACCCTAATAAGGGTTAA
- a CDS encoding LysR family transcriptional regulator, which produces MKNLHDLRIFCETAQQGSLSACARKMDLSPAVVSASLKRLEADLGVLLFIRSTRNLRLTQKGEQFLRHCIDALSILDEATTQMHSEDTELSGVIQLSAPSDLGRNLLLPWLDEFMTLHQKLEIRLQLSDSPADLYSQPVDLALRYGKPKDSGFIAIPVAANNVPVLCASPSYIEQFGSPNTLQELTQHNCLCHGHNDTLHSRWVFNKDNKNTSIDVTGNRQCKDGDITRKWAIAGKGIARKSQLDIVQDLIQGRLIELDVDGWQGETFPLNLICAERRLLSPTVNAFKIDLQQKVAALLTQL; this is translated from the coding sequence TTGAAAAATCTGCATGATTTGAGAATATTTTGTGAAACCGCACAGCAAGGCAGCCTATCAGCTTGCGCTAGGAAGATGGATTTGTCTCCTGCTGTGGTTAGCGCTTCGTTGAAACGTTTGGAAGCCGACCTGGGTGTTCTATTATTTATTCGGTCTACTCGAAATCTGCGGTTAACCCAGAAAGGCGAACAATTTTTGCGCCATTGCATTGATGCACTCAGTATTTTAGATGAAGCCACCACGCAAATGCACAGCGAAGATACAGAGTTAAGTGGGGTTATTCAGCTTTCAGCCCCTTCAGATTTGGGCCGAAATTTACTACTGCCATGGCTTGATGAGTTCATGACGCTACATCAAAAATTGGAAATACGACTGCAGTTATCAGACAGCCCCGCCGACTTATATAGTCAACCAGTCGATTTAGCCTTGCGTTACGGCAAACCAAAAGACTCCGGCTTTATTGCCATTCCGGTTGCTGCTAACAATGTTCCGGTATTGTGCGCTTCACCCAGTTATATTGAACAATTTGGCTCGCCCAACACGTTGCAAGAACTCACGCAACACAATTGTTTATGTCACGGACATAATGATACTTTGCATTCTCGCTGGGTATTCAATAAAGACAACAAAAACACCAGCATTGATGTAACCGGTAATCGGCAGTGTAAAGATGGCGACATCACCCGTAAATGGGCCATTGCTGGAAAAGGTATTGCTAGGAAGTCTCAATTGGATATCGTTCAAGACCTAATACAAGGGCGATTGATTGAGCTTGATGTAGATGGTTGGCAAGGAGAAACATTTCCTCTTAACCTAATTTGTGCTGAAAGGCGGTTACTCAGCCCAACCGTGAACGCATTTAAGATCGATCTACAGCAAAAGGTCGCTGCGCTGCTTACCCAACTCTAA
- a CDS encoding winged helix-turn-helix domain-containing protein: MTLTQAQQGVLVISNDSFLIGLLTGISIANNFSFRSVSPTYPLNIESVNHVCKVVLIDLRAVSAELMASHLKILQQIHTQSEIPICAIYSKSDAGFNHHLSWVNYFDETDLSGRLDRYLSQVIANESHQREERRNSERRNAIDRRGIPAIFGSVQSNLQPMILNSTILDEEEQYVVGPFVINHNCRTVFCQGKDVMLTSKEFKLFTLLAQVHDHVCSTEKIIEKLWPDTRRANKSDLYQYMHLLRKKVEVDPDNPRWILTVKGVGYRLNTNQLLL, encoded by the coding sequence ATGACGCTTACTCAAGCACAGCAAGGCGTGCTGGTGATATCAAACGACAGCTTTTTAATCGGTTTACTCACGGGTATCAGCATTGCTAATAATTTTTCTTTTCGCTCTGTTTCACCGACGTATCCACTCAATATTGAAAGCGTCAATCATGTATGTAAGGTGGTATTGATTGATTTGCGAGCGGTATCGGCAGAACTAATGGCTTCGCATCTTAAAATATTGCAGCAAATTCATACTCAGTCAGAGATCCCCATTTGTGCTATTTACAGCAAAAGTGATGCAGGATTCAATCATCACTTGTCCTGGGTGAACTATTTTGATGAAACCGATTTAAGCGGCCGTCTAGACAGATACCTCAGTCAGGTGATTGCTAATGAGAGCCATCAAAGGGAAGAAAGGCGCAATAGTGAACGGCGAAATGCTATTGATAGACGCGGTATTCCTGCGATATTTGGTTCCGTACAAAGTAATCTGCAACCGATGATACTCAATAGCACAATACTTGATGAAGAAGAGCAATATGTGGTTGGCCCTTTTGTCATAAATCACAACTGCAGAACGGTATTTTGTCAGGGCAAGGACGTAATGCTAACCAGCAAAGAGTTCAAATTGTTTACCTTGTTAGCGCAAGTGCATGACCATGTTTGCAGCACCGAAAAAATTATTGAGAAACTATGGCCAGATACACGGCGCGCAAACAAGTCGGATTTATATCAGTACATGCATTTACTGCGCAAAAAAGTCGAAGTGGACCCGGATAACCCAAGGTGGATCCTTACGGTCAAAGGGGTAGGCTACCGGTTAAATACCAACCAATTACTTCTATAG